ctctggagtataatacaggatgtaactcaggatcagtacaggataagtaatgtatgtacacagtgactgcaccagcagaatagtgaatgcagctctggagtataatacaagatgtagctctggatcagtacaggataagtaatgtatgtacacagtgactgcaccagcagaatagtgagtgcagctctggagtataatacaggatgtaactcaggatcagtacagattaCATAATTTATGTACCTTAAAGAAATGTACTTAATGACACTAGAAACATTACTTTTACATGAGCACAGAGAACCTTGTGGAGCTATCATATGATGACACCAGTGAAGCAGAATAGACCTATGAGATGTGTTTGTATGAAAGCAGGTTCTGTCAGATCAGGTGGAGATGGTCAGTTACCCACAGCTCTGTCAGACTCCTGCACCAGGTGCCAAATCCTGTCTAATAATCTGCTGCATCTACTTGTTGAGTTTGGTTTCTATTGAACTCACCAATGATGGGGGCTGTGCAATTTTTATTGCATCCCTGCCAGCAGCACTTCAGGTTTCCTTGACATTCTTTGTCCGAGTTGCAATTATTAGGAGAAGGTGGTTCACACGCTGGTAGTATAGTTGGTGGGCATCCTCCTGGTTTCTCTGTAATTAAAGATTTTGATGTGTCACAAGCTTTTCACACAGTTACGGACCTCATATCAACCAGGTACAAAGAGCGAGATATTTCAGCTATCAGTTTGCTGGTCAGATTGTCTCTTCTGTGACCGGCTTTTCCTCTGGTGGAAAGATTTTCTATTTATGGACAGAACTGTCTCCTTCAGAAGGATCCTAATTATAACATCGAAACCAAAACCTGAAGATCATGCTGTTTACATTTAGGACAGTAGACACCCCTTAGCTTTGTCTATATGTCCAAGGACCACTGAACCCTCAACCTACTATGAAAGTGCTGGTTGAATATACATGTAATTCACTGACTTTCTCTTCTCTTGGATTGTGCATGGGGCCATCAAGTGCACTAGTTCTGAGCAATGACACACTCGGTATATGGAGGGGAATAAAAAGATATTTTGAATGCTGGTGTCCATTGCTCCTGCTCCATAGAGTTCATTGTGTCTGGAGTTAAAGGGcatgaatgtgttggcagatgTCCACTACTAGGAATGTGACATCTACACATTTACATGTCTACCCTCTCCATCTAAACTTTAACATGGTTATTATCTCAGTCTCCTCTAGTtggaaaaggcatgtgggaatgAACAAGTGAGAAGACATAATGAGAAACATTGACCATGACGTAGAACAGGTTGTCTATCTGTGAAGGACCCAGCATGTCAGTGCTTTACAAGGACTGAGTATTTTCTTTAATGACCAAGTGTGATGTTTCAGTTTCTTTTTGACAGTGAAGTTATACAATAGATCTGCACACTTGCTGTGAGGTTCTCTTGTAGATGACAGCGGATCACTGAGGGTCCAAACAGGTTATTTGAGATTCTTCTAACATAAAGGTATTGTTGAAGGCATACAACTCCTTTTGTggacagtagtcaaggggttgtccaggtgggAAAATTCATTGGAAAGGGCTCAGAGTAGTATTAAAAAGAGGTCATACCCTCGCACTCTGACACTTACCTAACCACCAATGGTCTCTGCTCCCTGATCCATTCTGAATACCCAAGAAATTCCAGGCAATGTCTGCTTAATGAATTTGTTTTTCACATCATAAAGACATCGGACTGGGAAGATTGGTCCAGTGGGAACTAAATAAATGTCAGAACAGGAGGGTTGGGGATCAGCAAGAATAAAATCCCTCTCAGGCAACCTCGTGAACCTTTATTTCTAACATCCATTAAAGAGGTTGCAATGCTTTCAACTATACTTTTTGTTGTTGGAAGGGTCACAAAAAAATAACTGTTGGTTGGACTCAGACATATCAATAATCATCATTTCTATGGCAAAAATATGCGTTAATAGTTAGACTGGTCAGACACATGGTATCATTCCTGATCTAGCTAGAACAGACCCAAATAATGAGCTGTTAAAGGTTTAATCGTGGAGTAGACTTGGAGACATAACAGGGTAGGAATACATGAAAATGTCTAGATGTCTATGTCCCTCATGCCGGGCACCTGCCAATGTGGCCTCAATTAACTTAAAGGCTATTTACACATTTCGAGACAATTTttgtttataattgcattttactcaaaaatcatattttcaattggtatttcttaaaaatattgagccgttctgtcacaaagggttaactgtttttctaactgtgttaCTGGTACTTTCGCTTTGTCTCAGTCAtctaataattagggatgagcggacccatgGATATTCTGGTTCGACAGGTTTGGTAGAACTTTAGAAATTGAcccgaactcaaacccaaaccccatagtagtcaatggggacctgaactttagtGCTGTAAAACGGTTATAAAATTGTCTtaggaagggctagagggctgcaaaaggaagcaaaatgggggtaaaagCAGGACAATtaacctgcaaacaaatgtggatagggaaattacttcaaataacatagaagagataaaaaataaattcaaggtccaagtggagtaggaggttgaggatgcCATGGACATTGCGATATTGTGATGTaagtggaagaggcggaggaggtagccaacactgttttatatattttttttgttattttatttatttggggaGGCCTCAACACATTGGGAAATGGCAAAAAAGAATGCGCAAACTATGCTGGAGTATAACGATGGCTGGGTGTGgccggtatacttctctactctgccaaaggtacagacaagtcctgtgggatccatgtctggttcattttaatgaacttcATTGCAGCTCGTGCtctgcatttagatgcctggccaTGTAGGTGGTGCTTAGGTTTAGAAAatgtatgcctcgcttcaggctctgtctGCACAGGGTGCAAACCACctgtgtcgtcagcacattgcctgaagaactgccacatcaGGGAACTCCTTTcagctggctttggtgtactcAGTTCTTCGGCGTAGTGGGCAGTAGAAAGTGTACTGTCTAGtggctcaggtttagaacatttatgccttgttTCATgaccataaacacttatttaagtcacattcttatcatttagataaggattgagctataaaATGTCagggatcagagataaggagtctgccatctccccaatggaaaaaaagagaaaatccagaaactgctactagagcatctcagatCTGTAAAGAAATAAGGCTCCATAGttctaataaagaccaattggaatGAACAAGTGATTAGCTCAACATAAGTTCAATGCAAACATTTCAAAAAatacctccaaaggtgtacatagcctttaaggttgTAGGAGAAAACAAGGAAAATCAGTGGAGTCTTGATCATGCCAAGAGAAAGATTGTTTATGTAATTCTTGACTGTGATGCTCAATAGACTTAaatagaggaagaggaagaagaacAAAGAGATGGAGACAATGACAGAGATCACAACAAAGATTTACAAGATTTTAACAACTTAGTCCAAAGCAGCACCCAGAGCCAGGGTCTGTGTACACTAAAGGAAAATCCCCATGCTTACTTTTTATATGTCCTCCATCTTTAGAGCCACATTCTGATCCCAGTTGCATGAGTGGCGCATGAACACTAAGACAATtgattggcagcagtgctcatgtGTATTGTGAATATGATATTATTGTGAAATTATTTCCAGTAATTTATACAACCCCCTGCTCTGagccaagtttaaaaaaaaatccttgaaaCTCTCCTTTACACATTTTCGCATATATTCACCCCCCACCTCCATCCCCAACTCCATTTTCCCAGAGTATTACACAAGCCCTCAATGGGAAAGTGATGGAACAACTGACCCTTTAGCTTCCATTGGGGTATTTTTGGGTCTAGAAGCATCAGTTTCACCACTGGACCTCTTCCTATGCAGTCTACATTTCTCAGTGCAGCTATTGACATCAGACAGGAGCTCAGCCTGGTCACCAGTTATATCCAGCACAAAAAAGTAGCCAGACACAACTGAAATATGTGAACCAGCCACTAGATGTCACTTAGAAGGTTCCCCATTCATCCCTATGACTCATCAGCATGCTTAGTAGGATTacctgatggtggtggtggtatgtCATGGTTGTCTGCTAATGCTCCTGCACAGCACAGAATGAGAAGAATGAGAGAGCCGGTCACCGGTGCCATATCTGCTTAGCAATGGAGATATAAACAATCTAGGTGAAGGACTCACCATTTATAGAGATGTAGAAGGAAGGGAGGAGAAGCTACAGGGTGAGACATACTCTTCCACAATCTTGGATTTCCTAATCTTTTGTACCATATGAAGATATGTACCACTGTAATTATGACTGGCTGATAATTATTGCCAGGAACATCTTGTATCTTTGGTGGTGGAAGAACATTTCTATTTACATTTACAAGACAATATATTGTGACATTAgagctgccagagggccatatgGGGACCATTAAAATTGTGTATCTTACACAGAGGAAGCTGGGTGAGAACAAGAAAGGCAGGAAAAATAGGTTTTTCACACTGTCGGCAGCAGCTCGGCTGGTAATTAAGATAATTAGCAGCCAGCTAAAGAGCTCAGGTAAAGGTGGGctgagctcctcaatcagggctcccAGTCCGAGGAAGGAGCAGGCTGTGCAAGGCCTGTGGGAGCCTGGACCCtctgtgtggggtaagcactgagttgtgttttggggagctggctggtagacccagatcccgatagagagagagaaaactactgtgtagtcagtggccagacggccgAGGATTTATGTTTATGATTTGTTTGGACTGCTGTAAAAGTGACAATAAAGCTGGTTGTAGCCACTTTgcacccaaatctgcagtgttaGAGTGACTTCTTGATGTGTGCCAACCGTCTATGCGGAGAAGACGGCAATCCTGGAGAGCTAATTGACCCTTAGTTGTCACACTATATATGAGATAAGAAGGAATAAGAATATTTGAATCAGCTCACCTCCACAGGTAGCACGGTGCATGAACACAGGGCTGGGTCCCAGGAAACACAATAGGTAAAGCGAGGTCTGATCAGCACTcgttataaaatacataaaatgtctCTCAGGAAATAGGAAGATTAAAATCATCAAGACGTTGCATTGctggaaaatataaaataaacagtAGGTTTAAGTACAAAAAAAAGCAAGAAATGAAGGGAAAACAGCAAGGTAGAAAACCCGACATAGAAACGTGGATTGTGCATATATGAGCCATACAGCATACAAGGGATTGTAAGAATTCCAATACAGGACCGCGCTGCTCTCAATTTTGCAGAAGATATCCTTCACTAGGTTATGTCAGCAACCAGATTTGGATATAGGCAAACATCGGTGGTCCACAGCAAGCTCCCAGGGCCCGGGTCAATTTTTCTGTGGATACCAAAAAGGTGCGCAAAGATAGTGAAGTACCACCAACAGCGTAAAGTCACTTGGTATTTGTTATACTCACAAAAAGAGCAGAATAAAAGGCATATCATATAGGTGACCCCCCTCGTGGTGTAGCCTGACCTAGATTTCGCTTCATCAGGGACGTATATTCCACCCCAATTAGGGCGTTCTATTTATGTTTTCAAATACTCAAAGTGCAACCGCCTGAAGGGATAACTGCCCTTTATCCATTATTGCACAtatgcactcacctaaagaattattaggaacatttctcattaatgcgattatctagtcaaccaatcacatggcagttgcttcaatgcatgtagggttgtggtcctggtcaagacaatctcctgaactccaaactgaatgtcagaatgggaaagaaaggttatttcagcaattttgagcgtggcatggttgttggtgccagacgggccggtctgtgtatttcacaatctgctcagttactgggattttcacgcacaaccatttctagggtttacgaagaatggtgtgaaaaaggaaaaacctccagtatgcggcagtcctgtgggcaaaaattccttgttgatgctagaggtcagacgagaatgggccgactgattcaagctgatagaagagcaacgttgactgaaataaccactcgttacaaccgaggtatgcagcaaagcatttgtgaagccacaacacgcacaaccttgaggtggatgggctacaacagcagaagaccccaccgggtaccactcatctccactacaaataggaaaaagaggctacaatttgcacgagctcaccaaaattggactgttgaagactggaaaaatgttgcctggtctgatgagtctcgatttctgttgagacattgaaatggtagagtccgaatttggcgtaaacagaatgagaacatgtatccatcatgccttgttaccactgtgcaggctggtggtggtggtgtaatggtgtgggggatgtttcctgggcacactttaggccccttagtgccaattggccatcgtttaaatgccacgggctacctgagcattgtttctgaccatgtccttccctttatgaccaccatgtacctatcctctgatggctacttccagctggataatgcaccatgtcacaaagctcgaatcatttcaaattggtttcttgaacatgacaatgagttcactgtactaaaatggccccacagtcaccagatctcaacccaatagagcatctttgggatgtggtggaacaggagcttcgtgccctggatgtgcatccctcaaatctccatcaactgcaagatgctatcctatcaatatgggcaaacatttctaaagaatgctatcagcaccttgtggaatcaatgccacgtagaattaaggcagttctgaaggcaaaagggggtccaacaccgtattagtatggtgttcctaataattctttaggtgagtgtatattaaacAAATACAAGCATATAAAATACAAGCATATAGACTACACCATTATAAAAACATGAACCTAAAATATTATCTTTTGAATTAAAACCTCCTCCTCACAATATTCCTAAATCCCGTTAATAGCagaaaatgaaatataaaataaaaaaataaaaagttaatcaAAAACGGTGAGGAGGTGAGGAGGTGACTCATTGGCAAAAAATAATTTAAGTGGATTTATAAATAAAAAGCACTACGACCACACAGACTTAAAGAAAACCTCTCACCTGGATTTTGGTTATAGAACTGAGGACaggggctgctagatggccgctagcacatccgcaatacccagttcccatagctctgtgtgcttttattgtgtcaaaaagatgattttttatatatgaaaatgaggcaagtaagaagcccaaggagctgttactaacatttccggagcccagccacacccactgtAAAGGGGCCCAGCAACGCCCTGCATACTCTGAATCTCctgcaggtttagctgtataaactcACAAGCTATACTCAGGCCCgatgctataataaggcagaccaagcggccgccttagggcgctgagaaggggggggcggaaaaatgaaacttttttttttcattaatcacTTGCATGACGCCGGCCTCCTGCGgctgttctcctctgtgtggtggtcctcatatcttctctctgggctcccgagtCCTGACAAGTTGTTTGAGGGCCTTTCCCACTCTGgcaatcagtggccgcagctgtgcCACGTGTCAGAGCAATGAGTTcctgctgagccaatcactggtctgacacatgacacagctgcagccactgattggctgagtgggaaaggtccttaaAGTCTTGTCGGGagcacagagagaagataccaggaccacacagaggagaaggggagctgctgcagacaagaacaggcccAGGTGAGAAGCATCATGTTCATTTTAACACATTAATAGAGGGGGGAAATGTGCcatggagaggggaggagggtgatgtgacatggcggggagaaatgtgacatggagggaagAACTGTGACACAaaaggggtgatgtaaaaagcagagggtgatgtgacatggggggagaaatgtgacatggagggggagaaatatgccatggagggggttgaaatgtgacatgggggagaaatgtggcacaaagggggtgatgtaaaaagcagGGGGTGATAtgacatggggggagaaatgtgacatggaaggggttgaaatgtgacatggaaggggttgaaatgtgacatgggggagaaatgtgacacaaagggggtgatgtaaaaagcagggggtgatgtgacatggagggggagaaatgtgacatggaaggggttgaaatgtgacatggggggagaaatgtgacacaaagggggtgatgtaaaaagcaggaggtgatgtgacatggagggggagaaatgtcatatttctccccctccatgtcacatcaccccccatgtcacatttctccccctccatgtcacatttctcattccCCTCCATGTCACGATTCTCAACTCCTCCATGTctcatttcaaccccctccatgtcacatttctcatccccctccatgtcacatttcaaccccctccatgtcacatttcaaccccttctatgtcacatttctccccccctccatgtcacatttctgcccccctccatgtcacatttctcatccccctccatgtcacatcacgccctcctttttacatcacccccaccgagtggtgagggggcgccaaaatgtggctttgcttgtgtgtgcaaaaatccttgcaccggcactggctatactagcaacctaggactggtcttagctggccagctacatccTTAGAGTTAGTTTTAGTCATACccgttggcacagtgggttcacattcGCTGATCAGTAACAGTTCTGTGATTTACTGCAAATAAAATTTAGGTCTATGACATTTTTAAATCattacattctgtttttattttattgcattcACATTTTACACACATTTGGAGTtgtaaatgaccaagtctaatattttttttactcttgtCTTTGAATTGGCTATCTTTATGCAATTTTTATGTTAAAATCTGATGtacttttaggtcaaatttatgcagaattaTCATTCTGAATTGTTCACAAACAACAAGCACCATTGTGTCTATCCCAATCACTCCATACACAAATACGAGTGGATTTCCCAAGAATTTATCTGTTGTGTTTAGGACCAAATAGAAGTGAACTTACAGAGCACCATAGGGTAGAAGGTCCCAtacaaaacttaaaaaaattggaATGCGGTGAGTAAACTCAAAGGGTAGTAGCTCAGCCCGATGAGTTGTACTAATACTGAataggcacaactacactgcctgtcccccaaaaaggtgccaccaaaaaaaaggctttaactttgattatggcacgcattcgctatggcattgtttcgataagcttctgcaatgtcacaagatttatttccatccagtgttgcattaatttttcaccaagatcttgcatggaTAATggaagagtctgactgctgcgcaaagccttctccagcacatcccaaagaatctcaatggggttaaggtctagagtctgtggtggccaatccatgtgtgaaaatgatgtctcatgctccctgaaccactcttttacaatttgagcccgatgaatcctggcattgtcatcatgGAATATGccagtgccatcagggaagaaaattgatggaataacctggtcattcagtatgttcaggtagtcgctgacctcattcttggagcacatactgttgctgaacctagacctgaccaactgcagcaaccccagatcttagcactgcccccacaggcttgtacaataGACACTAGGTATGATggatgcatcacttcatctgcctctcttcttaccctgatgcgcccatcactctggaacagggtacatctggactcatcagaccacatggccttcttccattgctccagagtccaatctttatgctccctagcaaattgaaccccttttttctggtttgcctcactgattagtgattttgttacggctacacagctgttcagtcccaatcccttgagttccctttgcattgtgtgtgtggaaatgctcttacttttactattaaacatagccctgagttctactgttgtttgtttttcgatttgatttcaccaagcatttaagtgatcgccgatcatgaACATTCAGGagttttttcccgccacatttcttcctcgaatacgatgggtccacactatccttccagtttttaataatgcgttggataATTTTTAACCCAATTGTTGTAGTTTcttcaatctccttagatgtttactctgcttgatgcatgtcaatgatttgacccttctcaaacagactaacatcttttccatgaccacgagatgtgtctttcgacatggttgtttaagaaatgagaagcaactcattgcaccagtcggggttaaataacttgttgccagctgaaagataatcgcccatgcagtaattatccaataggaggctcataactatttgcttagttaaatccaggtggcgacttatttttagacaggcagtgtatatggaaGACACATAATGATGTCAGACAACCAGCTACTGCGTACCCCACACTGATGTCTTTGGGTACATGTTCCGTAGGAAAGCAAATCAAgagaatgagaaaaaaaaatgggggtAGATTGTGATAGATAGTCTGTGTTTTATCTGCTTCTCCTGGTTGTCTCATTGTGTGGAGTGGAATAAAGTTCCATCTTCACTGCAAAAATTGGGGTTTTGTGCACATTGTCTACATTAAGGCTGCTAAAGAAAAGCAACACAGTGATTTACTGTGCATTTGTATTTTTTCCTACAAGGGAGGAGCAGGCTAGAGTCACTCTAGTCTAGTCCAGATTCAGCAAACAGTCCAGGCGCTGATGGGGGCAGAAATAACCAAGTCATATTCTAGAATAAATCATCCAGAGAAAAGAGAAAGATAGAACAGAAGAGCAGAGATATACTTGAGAAGCAGGCCAGAAGTATAGAGGAGGTGCAGTGTAGAAATCTATGGAGAATTGCTTTCCGATAAGGACCACCAGGCTCCATAGCCATGTATTTACTTACGTTCATGGGCACAGCCTTAAAACAGATTGGCATTCTGCATAAGAAAGATCCACAGGTGGACATGTACCTTGTAAATACAGCAACCtgtaaaaaaggtgcagagtaaaGCCTGACGTTGGGGTCCGCCATATGGTTGCACTGATAAAGTACCTTCATGTCTGGATGCTTGGGTTAGTCAGCTAGAAAAGAGCAGCACAAGAAATAATACTACAAAGAGCCGACTGTGCCTGTTAAATCAAATATCCGCCATGTGACCTGTAAGAGCTGTGGAAATTGTGATTGTGAAATAACTGATGGTTAATACATGCTGAGCCTTTGATTAATCCACTTGAATTTGAATCTTCAACAAATAATTGTTGGTTGTTAACTTGTCCTGATTATTTCCTCTGCTGCCTTGCACCTGAACATCCTCAACACCAAGGAACCTCAACTGTCATTGGGAAGGGGAAAACCCAGAACCTAATGGAAGAAAGGTGCACCCTTGCCATCACTGCACAGACCCAGGAGAGTTCCAAAGTGAGTAACTACAGCCACCATCATTGTTGCTACTACT
The genomic region above belongs to Bufo gargarizans isolate SCDJY-AF-19 chromosome 4, ASM1485885v1, whole genome shotgun sequence and contains:
- the LOC122936357 gene encoding WAP four-disulfide core domain protein 5-like, yielding MAPVTGSLILLILCCAGALADNHDIPPPPSEKPGGCPPTILPACEPPSPNNCNSDKECQGNLKCCWQGCNKNCTAPIIEKPGTCPPPWFVCSPDDESPDVSRLCEVDSDCPGNKKCCIRTCYPECIRV